CTCAACGGACGAAATCCGCGCCATTGTCGGCGATCGCCCGAATATTTGGCGATCTGTCGGTGTTCACCCCCACCACGCCAAAGACTATGCAGACCTGAGCGCCGAAACGCTGATCAAGCTGGCGGAAGATCCGAAAGTCGTTGGTATTGGCGAATGCGGTCTCGATTTCCACTATGAGTACTCCGAGCGCGAACTGCAGGAGCCTGTGTTTCGGGCGCATATTGCCGCGGCCCGGGAAACGGGGCTGCCGCTGATCATCCATTCCCGCAACGCGGATGATGTAATGGCCAGTATTCTGCAGGAAGAATATGCAAAAGGCCCGTTTGTGCCTTTGCTGCATTGCTATACCGGGGGGCCGGAACTGGCGACCGTTGCCTTGAACATGGGCGGGTACGTCGCATTTTCAGGCATCATCACCTTCAAAAAGGCGGACGACGTCCGCGCCGTGGCTGCAATGGTACCCATCGACCGCATTCTCGTTGAGACCGATTGCCCGTTCCTCGCGCCAATACCCCATCGCGGGCGGCGGAACGAGCCAGCCTACCTGCCGCATGTCGCAGACTGCCTCGCAGAGATCAAAGGCGTCAGTCGTGACGAGATTGACCGCACGACGACCGACGCCTTCTTCAACCTGTTCACGCGCGCTGAACGACCCACATGAAACTGCGCGCCGTCATCCTGGGCTGCGGCTCATCACAGGGCGTACCCCGTCTCGGCGGTGCCGATGGCGCAGGAGACTGGGGCGCATGCGATCCCACCAATCCGCGAAACCGTCGCTCACGGTGCTCGATCCTTGTTCAGCGGGCGGACGACCGACTGGGATGGTCTGCCGACCGCTTCACGACGGTCCTCATCGACACGTCGCCGGATTTACGCAGCCAGATGCTGGCTACAGAGCAGGCTCATGTGGATGCCGTCTTCTACAGTCACGACCATGCTGATCAATGCCACGGCATTGATGACCTGCGTGTTCTGGCGTTGAACAGCCGCCAGCGTATTCCGGTCTACATTGATGAGCTGACCTCGCCAAACCTCATGACCCGGTTCGCCTACTGCTTTCAGGACAATCCGAAGACCGGCTACCCCGCCATTCTCGATGCGCGCGTCATGCCGACGGTCGGCGAATGGCTCGATATTGAGGGTCCGACAGGCCCCATTCCGCTCACGTCGTTTCTGCAGCAGCACGGCGCGGTCCAGTCACTGGGCTTTCGCTTCGGGCGGAGAGGGGGGCTGGTTTACTCTCCCGACGTGAATGAGCTTGACGACACAGCGTTCGCGACCGTCGGACAGCCGGAAGTGTGGATCGTCGATGCGTTGCGTTATTCCTCACACGTCAGCCATGCCCATGTGGACAAGGCCGTCGACTGGATCAACCGGTCTGGCGCCACGCGCGGCATCCTGACCAATATGCACGTCGATATTGACTACGATGCGGTGATGAACAGCACGCCTGATCACGTCACGCCGGCCTATGATGGCCGACTGATCGAGGTGACTGCTGATTAATCAGCCGCCGCCTCAGACCAGGTGACGTCGAGGCCAAGCATTGCATCAACCATTTCAGGCGTCAGCGGCTCTTCGCCCTGTTGCATTTGCGCAAACGATGCCGCCGTCAGCGGCTCCTCCGGAGCGACGACCGCGGTCAGTGTACCGCCAGAGGTCAGGAAGGACGAGAACGCGCGAATATAGCCTGCCGCCGACGGATAGACTTGCGTGACCGAACCGCTGGCCAGGCTGAGCATACCCGCCACACCATTGCGCATCTGTGTCGGGTCAGCGCCTTTGAACGCTGCCAGTTGCGGTGCCATTTGATCCTCAGGCATCATGTCCAGGAAGGCAATCATCGTTGAGAATGCACGATCAAGGCCACCTTTATCCGTCAGGTCCAGCTGGCCACGAATAATCGCCGCCTGCTGAGCAAATGTGCCGGCCAGCGCTGGCGATGACCAGCTCTCGGCCTCGTTTAGATCGAGGGCGGAGAGGGCGGCATAATCCGGCATTTGTCCGTCAACGGAGAGAGCCATCGACCCATTATCCCGCAAGGACAACAGATAGTTCAGACCGGTGGCGCCGTCCTGTGGTGACCAGTCAAACGTGAAAAGGCTATCGAAGGCTACAACGTCGAGGTCATTCGCTTCGAGCATCGCCTTGACCTGCTGCAGCTGAGCCATGTCCGACGCAGACGGATCGGCCGCTGCCATGTCGGCTTCCATGTCTTCGTCCATGTCGGACAACACATCTATTGCCGGCCCGGACATCGCCTTCATCTGCTCGTCCACCATGTCAATCATGGAAGTGACGTGATAGACGGTGTTCTCCGTACGCAGCTCGATATGCGTCGGCAGCAGCCAATGGAAATCGCGAGCATCAAGCACCATGAGGTCCTGTGACACAAATGGCTTGCCATTGAGATCATAGCTCAGACCGCTCACGGTCCAGCGCCCGAGACTTAAGACATCGGTCTGCGTCATTTCCGGCACGCCATCTGCTAACATGTCGAATATCGCATTCAGGCGGAGATCAGCCAGGGTCAGCCTGTTGAGCGAATAGTCGATGGACATGGCAAAATCCGCCATTGCTTCGGCCATTGGGCCTTCCGGATCAGCTTTCATGTCCATGGTGAAAGAGGTGCCGTCGGCAAATCCAAAGCCGTAATTCCAACCGCTGACGTCCTTGTAGCCAGCGAAATCCATCCGCATGGACATATCCATGATGAGGCCATCATCGACCATATCCATATCATAGACATAATCTTCGACAATGACGGCATCGTAGCTGACATTCTTGAACAGCGACATATAAGCCAGAAGCGGCTCTGACTGTTCAGTGTCCGGCAGACCAATGCTCAGCCCGTCGATCAGGATACGACCAATATTGAGATCCAGAGCATTGGCGGCGGCGGGCGCCATCGCGGCCATTTCATCTTCAGACAGAAGATTGGCGGGCAGGGCCTCCATGATCATTTCATTCATGGCGCCGTTCATCAGTTCGGTTATGCCGAACGGCGCCATGCCGACGGCTTCGACACGGCCAATCGTTAACAGCGCAGACGGGTCGTCACCACCAACGAACTCCATGATCTCGTCCACGGTCACGTCCCAAAGGTGCAGTTCGTCGATGTTAACGCCGACGTCTGGCAACGCGTCGACCGTCAGTGTCACATTCTGGGCGTAGACGCCGCCATCCGCATCGATGAGGCTGTCATAGGCGATGGCGACCGGCCAGTCCGCGTCGCGCATCAGCTCGAAGACGTCGGGCGTGCTGCGCGGTGCCGTGGGCGCGATCGACGACACAGCCTTGAGCGCAGCAATGTCGGCCGCATAAGAAATCTCGTCATCAAGCAGATTGTCGTCGACATTCTGCATGACATAATACGTCGCTGCCGCCGCGACAGCGACCACACCGACAACAACCAGAACACCGCGCATATCAGACCCCCAAGACTTCCCATCAGTCGATCAGCCAAATCTTAACGGTGAAATGGCCGAAATGTAACCTCAGAAATGAGGCCCACCCCCCGATCGTTCATATTTGAGGCATTTGGATATTTGCGACAATATCAACACCACAAAGCGCGTAAGCCTTTGTTCCTGTTATGTCTTAGGCCGCTTTGCTCGTTTTAGGGGAGGGGTCACTAGACTGTAGCCGATCAAGTATAGATAGCCAAATTTCTGACATTTCGCCGTCATGGCGGGCCGCATGGGCGCGCAACAGCCATTCTTCGACGGGCTCGTTAGCGGCTTCGCACAGTCGGCTTATTGTGCTGTCATCGGGGACGTTTCGGCCACGAAATAGAAGAGAAAGAGATCCCGTAGAGATTTCGATAGCGCGCGCCAGCTTGTTCAGCGAGGGGTTCCCGCTGCGGTCCATGGCGCACTGTATTAGCCAAGTGATTGTCTTGTCTTGAGACACATACACCCCAATAGGTAGCAACTGCATTGAGAGCATAGGCGGGGCCGGGGGGCATTGCCAAGGCCAGAAAATCACACCCCTATGACCTTGCCTTTAGTCGTTGGCTAACAGGCAAAGGGGCAACTGCAAATTCCCCGAACCTCGCGGGCCGCGTCCCTGTTCGACGCCCTGGAAACAGACCTCTTCGCGGTCCGCGAGCGTATCACAGAACCGGGCGATGAGAGGGCGTCTCATGAAAATTCGAATGGTGATGATGGGGGCCGAAGGGGGTCAGGGGCAACTGCAAAGCCCTGCGTCTCGCGATGATGTCCGAATGAGTGATGACACGGACAATGTTTCAGGTGGCGCGCGAGAGCCACATCAATCCGAAAGGACCGATCTATGCTGAGTAGTTCAGGACAAGTGCCCAATCAGGGCGGAGGTGTTGGCGCAAATGGTGCTCAAATCGGCCAGCAGGGGGGACCAGCGGGCTGTGCCTTCAGCACCGTTGGGGTTGCTTGCACAGTAGCACTGTTTGCCAGTCTGGGCATTTTGAAGCTGATTGAACTCATCCGCTATCGCCAGATGATGGAGCGTTGGATTTACGCCCATGGAGAAGCCGCGCGCATGGGCGTCGGCGCTCATACAGTAGCCAGCGAAAAGCAATGCGATTGCGCTTCCCGTCAGCACAAGGACTAACTGTGTATTGGTTTGGGGCATGATTTTATTCCTTGTTTCATGCGGTTGTGCCCCGAAGGGCCGGTTGCTGCGGATACAGCAACCGGCAGCTTTTTAAGAGTCTTTCAGAAAGTCAAGCCGATGATTGATCTACCCCCACCACAATTCATTGAAATCACGTGCGAGGGCGCGGAGCTGACCGAGACCGGCGCGCGCTGTCCGATCCCCCAGACCGTGAATCTGGTCCCCGAAGACATGGGCCAGCGCTATGACCTGTCCGCGTTCTGCGCATCGTACAGCGCCGAACCTGTCCCGAACGGCTGGCCCCGGATCGTGGACCGGATCGAGTATGACGGCTTCCTGTCGATGCTCCCCGACGGCCCCACGGCGGAAATCCGCCTCGTGAACGCCATGGCAGGTCTTATGGCGTACAAGGTCGAATTGACCGCCTACGGACTTTATCTTGAGAATTGCACCCGCCCCCCTGTCGCGGTGCTCCGAGGCCCTGCGGAGTAGTGACCCGCAGGGGGCCGAAGGCGGTTTTTTGAACCGCAAGCGGGGTCTGGTCTGTTCAACCATGCTGTTGACTTCCCCACCGGACCCCGCCGCCTTTGGCCCCGATCACTGACGGCGCGTCAGCGCACCCTTTCAAAAAATCAATGAGGAATACAGACAAATGGCCAAGATCGGCGAACTGATTATCGAGAAAACGGCGGACGGCTTTTATGGCAAGGGCCGCATTCGGACAATGCACATGCGGGCGTCTTTTGACCTTCTGCCCGTCGAACGGCAGGGCGATAAGGCCCCCTCGCATCATATCGTTGTCTATGATGGCGGCGAGGCCGTTCCCATCGGCGCGGCATGGCAAAATGCGCAAAAGCGCGGCGACAATGCAGGCGCGGTCATGTTCTCGCTACGGTTCGAGGACCCGGACTTCCCGGATTGGGCGCAAAACCTGCCCGCCTATGCAACGTCTCCGGACAATTCCAAGCCGCTGGCGATCATGTTCGACCGCTCCCGAAATCAGGACAAAGGGGGCGAGTGATGGAAAGGCAAATTATGTACACCATCACCGAGGACGAGGCGAAGGCCCTTAACGACTTGAAGTCCATCGGACTGGCAACAACGGCGTCAATGCTCGTGACCTTTCGCCGTTTCATTGATGACACGACCGTCGTGGGCACGCAACTTCGTACGCTGATTGATGCTGAGCGATTGGCAAACGGGTCACTGGTCAAGGGGGCTGGCATACACGACTACTTCATCTTTTTGGACGGCATAGACCAATTGCTCGCTAGCTTGCAGGCCAATCTCGATGAGCTGGTCGAATATGCCAAGTCCTCCAAACATCCCCTCGCGGATAGCTTGTCGTCATGACTTCTACTCCGTGCCCGTCCATTTCATCACCTCGCGCTCATGTCAGCGCGCAAGAGGCTTTTGCTATGCGACGGGCGCGGGCGAATGGGGCCAAGCTGGAGGAAATCGCCTATCAGTTTGGCCGTTCTCGCTACACAATCGGCAGGCATGTGGCCGGGGTTGATCCGTCTACGCCTCACCGGCGGCGCATGGCGATTGCTGAGCGCGCCTATATTGCTGGCCTCACGTTTCAGGAGATCATCGAATTGTCGCGTGGGCAGGTTACATTGCACCATTTGCGCATTGCGGCCCTGACCCCAGACGAGCGCGATGATATGCAGACGAATGACTATCGGCTTCATATCATTACGCTCCTGACGCGCGATTTTCCGCTTGCGGACATTCAGGAAATTACTGGCATGTCAAGGGCGGAGATTGCCGACGCGTTGGCGGCCTTCGGGCTGGCCCTGAAAGGCGGCGACGCATGACCGAGACGGCCAACACACCCTTGGCGATGAAATTTGCGACATGGTGCAAGCGTCAGCACGGCAGCGCCGATGATGTGACCCCTGAACGGTTCAAGCGCGAGATGCTGGACGAACGGGCCCGTCATATGGACTGGGTACTGAACGCTTTTGAACCATCAACCCGGCAATATAACGATCCTGCCTATGCGGTCACGGTCGCTCTATCGTCACTGGCGCAGGCTATCGAGCTGGTCGGCCTGACCCATGGCGGCGAAGAATACACCAACAGCCAGAGAACGACCCTCAAGGCGATGATGTATGGCGCGGCCTGTCAACACGAATTTTCACTGTTCGGGACCGAACACCTGAAACAGTTCTTTACACTGAATATACAGGATAATTTTGCTTATATCGGCGACGACTTTGCCAAATGGCTCGCGTCCGAAATGGGCGACGACGATCACGAGGGCGATGCCGATGCCTTCGCCGAATACCCCCCCCCACCCTCTAACAGGGGGGGGTGGCACCTCATCTAATCCCCTGATCCGGTTCGAGAGCCTCCCTTCACTGACCCTGACCCCCTTGCCCCAAGGGCACCGGCTCTTATCGGTCGGCTGGGATACCATTCAGGAAAGCTGGGACATTCAACCGGGCGGTCCTTGGTACGCCGTCTTGGAAGTCGCCAAGAAGCGGGCGCAAGAGAACCGCGAAGGCGGCGAGGGCGTGGCCGTCCTCGAGATCGACGGGGAGCCGTGGCGCGTGTCGTCGGCGGGGGCGATGGGCGGGATCCGGTATGTCATTGATAATGGCAAAATCATGCTCCTGATACGGGGGCAGGGGCAGGCGTTTGGTGTACTGGTACGCTACCTGTCGGCAGGTCTATGGCTCGACGGTTGGGAGGCGTTGCAGGTCGAGGCGGAGGCCATTGTAAGGCGTCTGTTTTCCTGTCCACCGGTTATTCCGGTGAGGGTGAGCCGGGCGGACTGGTGTTTCGACTTCTACGCGCCGGGATACAAATTTGACGCGTTCCAGATGCGCAAAAATTTGGTCGCTCACTCAAGCGTAAAGTTTCACATTCACGGAACATCCGTCCACGATGAAACCTTTCTTGTCGGGGCGCTCGGAAACAGACAGCTAACGCTCTACAATAAGACGAAAGAGCTTAAGGATAAGCCGGGCAAGGAATGGTTCTACGACGTCTGGGCCGTCGCCAATGATGGCGAAATTGTCTTTCCCGATGAGCCTAAAGACGTCTACCGGCTGGAAGTTCGACTAGGCAAGGAGGCCTTCAAGAACCGGAACATTCGCACACGGGCGGAAGTGATCGACCATCGCGCTGAAACGGTGGCCGGGGCGTTGGCGAATATCAGGGTCGTGGAGCCGGGCGAGGACAGCAATAAGGACAGACGGCCGGTAAACCCGTTCTGGTCCGAAGCAATCCGGAATTGCGACGTGTCAGAACAGATCAAGGTTGGCCGATATGTGACGGGAAAGCGCGCGTGCCTTCTCGACCAGATGGCCGCGCAGATGGCCGGGACAATCCGCAGCTATTCCATTTTGCAGGCCAATGAAGTGAGCGACGGCGGGGTTGAAGCCGTCGTCAAGCGCGTTGTCGAGATCATGAAAAATGATCCGGAGGCGAAGAAGAAGGAGAAAGCCGCAAGTGAAAGATACAAATTCGTGAACGGAGCCGGAGACGATGCCACGCAAACTGATTAAAAAGCATGACCTGCACTATGAAACCATCGGGCATATCACCTGCCCTTCATGCGCGCGGGAAGGGCTTCCCCTCAAGGTCAACCAGAACATGAGCGTCTATGCGAATTGCAGCCGGGCACTGAATACCCCGGCGCCGGGCGAGCGGGCCGAACGGTGTCTGCACCGGCAGGTCTATGACAGCCGTAAATCCGCATCTCTCATCAATACCTATCGCAACCAAACCGAACCGAAGGAGCAAGGCCATGCCGAACCCGTCAAAACAACCCCAGATGACACCCGAACCGACGGACGAACCGAAGAGCGACCAGTGGCCGACGAACGAGGCGAGCGGCGCGACGACGGAATCGACCTCTGGTATTGAGCGCGCGCAGGAGGGCGGTGCTGACACTTCGCATCTCGACACCATGATTGAGGATATGGCGAACGAGGAGGCCGCAGAAGCGCAGGAAACCGCTATTGCGACCATGAAGGACAGCTTCATGGGCAAAGAGGCGTTCTTCATGATGTTCTGCGCAGCGTTTGCCCTGCCCAATCAGGTGGCGGCGGGTCTGCGCATGGCGAGGGTGAACACGGGACCGCTCCCCTTGGCGAGCCTCCCCATCGCGCCCCATGAACAGGAGGCCGCGCAAGGCGCGTCTGATGCCCTCTATGACACGATTGTGGCCATACCCGCCCTGCATTTCATCATTCAGCCTGGCGGGGAATGGATGCCGCGGATCATCGCCATTGCGACCTTTGGCGGGCTGAAGCTGATGGCGATCAAGGCGGAGCTGACAGCGCGGGCGCACGCCGCGGCAACGGCGTCCGACGAGGCACAGGAGGGTGACGCCGATGACGCGTGAGAATGCCAAACGGATCTTCATTGCCGGGCGCACAGGGTCCGGTAAATCGACCCTCGCGCGGTCGATGTTTCGCGGGGCAGGGGCGCGGGTCATTGTCTGTGATCCTAAGGGCGACTGGCAGCACGAACGCGGATTCAAGGCTATTGTCACCGCGCCGGGCTGGCCTCTCGCGCTGTTGCGGACCTTAAGAACCCACTGGCAGAAGGGGTTTAAGATCGCCCTTGTTCCGCCCCCGGATGGCGGTAGCCCGGCGCAGGACCTGATCGAGACCTGCAAGCTGCTGTTCAAGGTCCAGAAGCCGTACCATGAGAGGCAGGACGACCGACAAATCACGCTCGTCATGGAGGAGATGTCCTTTTCCTACCGTCAGGGCGTCGTTTCTCCGGAAGCCTATGCGCCGGTGCAATCCATGATCCGCATGGGGCGCGACTGGGGCGTGAACATGATCGGGATCACTCAAAGCCCCGGCACCGTGAATCGCGACTATCGCGCCAATTGCGCCGAAGTGTATCTTTTCGCGCTCGGCATATCGGACGCCAAATCCGTGACGGACGTTAAGGCCCTCATCAAGGACCCGGCACTTAAGTCCGCCTACGATACGATGCCGAACTATCACTATATCCGCATCACGGATCATTCCTGTGACATGCTGAAAACGAAAAAATAGGGAAGGGGGCTTAAGCCCCTTTCTTACAATTTGTTCAGGGGGCTTAAGGACGGCTCCCTTTTGTCCCTTTACGGATGAAGAAAACGCCCGGCCTATAGAACCTGCAATCGAGCAGTGAACTATGAGGCCCGACCAATGCCAAAAACCGCAAAATCCATCGTGGTGGGTACATTCGTGACCCTTTCGGCCATGTGCATTTTCGAGTTTGTCATTCGTCCGATGGCGTCGAAAAAATCGACGACCGGGACAGCCTCACCAACTCAAACCGTGTGAGGTTCTACCATGTCCAAGGTCTCTGGGATCGTTTCCAAAACCAACGTTAAAACGGTCGCTATGACCGCTCTGGGCGTCATCATCGCTGGTGCCGCGCTCTACTATCTCGGCAAATATCCGGTCTTCAAACAGGCGTCCGACGGCCTCGACGGCAAGGCCAAGGGTGATGGCCTGTTCGGCATGTTCGGCTGATCGCTTACCACCCCTTTCAACAATACGTTAACGGAGCAGTTGACATGAGCGAGACCCAAAAAGCCGGAAATACCGCCGCTGCCGCCATTGCGGTGATGGCCCCAAGTTTTGACCGAATGCGCCCCGAGCCAAATATCACCGGCATTGTGCCGGGCGGTACCGGCATCCTCAAAATCAGTGACCGCGCCCTTGTGCACAGTCTGGAATTTCGGTTCCATGGCGGGCTTCTCCCCAGCCATATCACCGGCCTGACCGTGCTGCTGGACAGCCAAGTTATCATGAAAATGAGCGGCACATATCTTGCCGATATTTTCAATGTGTACAAGGACGA
This genomic stretch from Parvularcula sp. LCG005 harbors:
- a CDS encoding TatD family hydrolase, whose amino-acid sequence is MLVDSHVNLHGERYADDLDDVLSRAESAGVTAMLAISDELASTDEIRAIVGDRPNIWRSVGVHPHHAKDYADLSAETLIKLAEDPKVVGIGECGLDFHYEYSERELQEPVFRAHIAAARETGLPLIIHSRNADDVMASILQEEYAKGPFVPLLHCYTGGPELATVALNMGGYVAFSGIITFKKADDVRAVAAMVPIDRILVETDCPFLAPIPHRGRRNEPAYLPHVADCLAEIKGVSRDEIDRTTTDAFFNLFTRAERPT
- a CDS encoding MBL fold metallo-hydrolase, with protein sequence MKLRAVILGCGSSQGVPRLGGADGAGDWGACDPTNPRNRRSRCSILVQRADDRLGWSADRFTTVLIDTSPDLRSQMLATEQAHVDAVFYSHDHADQCHGIDDLRVLALNSRQRIPVYIDELTSPNLMTRFAYCFQDNPKTGYPAILDARVMPTVGEWLDIEGPTGPIPLTSFLQQHGAVQSLGFRFGRRGGLVYSPDVNELDDTAFATVGQPEVWIVDALRYSSHVSHAHVDKAVDWINRSGATRGILTNMHVDIDYDAVMNSTPDHVTPAYDGRLIEVTAD
- a CDS encoding DUF736 family protein, with amino-acid sequence MAKIGELIIEKTADGFYGKGRIRTMHMRASFDLLPVERQGDKAPSHHIVVYDGGEAVPIGAAWQNAQKRGDNAGAVMFSLRFEDPDFPDWAQNLPAYATSPDNSKPLAIMFDRSRNQDKGGE
- a CDS encoding helicase HerA domain-containing protein; this encodes MTRENAKRIFIAGRTGSGKSTLARSMFRGAGARVIVCDPKGDWQHERGFKAIVTAPGWPLALLRTLRTHWQKGFKIALVPPPDGGSPAQDLIETCKLLFKVQKPYHERQDDRQITLVMEEMSFSYRQGVVSPEAYAPVQSMIRMGRDWGVNMIGITQSPGTVNRDYRANCAEVYLFALGISDAKSVTDVKALIKDPALKSAYDTMPNYHYIRITDHSCDMLKTKK